The following coding sequences are from one Pocillopora verrucosa isolate sample1 chromosome 5, ASM3666991v2, whole genome shotgun sequence window:
- the LOC131793025 gene encoding uncharacterized protein isoform X2 — MASIETISTSEEISPRFQKLLRGVSDELSPEELRHAVSSIKTNFRGKFEDQGEQDLYSCLQLFAKQGLVSEDNLTLLEGFLSPKASKKKSLKEKIQQFKENRQQEVSSGKEEPGLTGRERDLEKVMAMLTTGSSRVVNLHGISGVGKTKLAIETVSKWPGRKFKADFREITEMKDVHFHVLNALAPDKTNISFEANLVVELMQQLRQAEQNSDILLFLDNVDKFAGGDDEASTFLNANFVKFLQGLLGPKDYPGKSKLKILLTSRSTLRHAKLANFDNYEVMALEKISSSVLFQNQGIGSVREDQMEKLLQICQGNPLIIKGMAAILRQQITNDTRILETIEQPLAAEPPESGIPAAEESRERDVFDSEKEGIDKEQESCLRKMFFFLPSKQLKDSAISMSLFCRSFSVEAAAEVLGVDSSEAVIQLEGLRNSEVLTIDPDVKELTYDIHPLVRTFLRSIGSNQKMFVKVYEKAKGRFHTYFMSKMIDISRLLDKDYMNAFDNFDLDKPNFELALDISFKSDHLLIPKEHRESVMIFYLFEAMLDEKARKNIFNCWAEKVEDDGKEGSLLRAELKCRETLLVLKLEGWQRALTVARRAKESLSKVQKETKSTDSFRLTKSSYLFSWGEVYYRAGNMSKSLRIFHKALKIMENELHSHTSTSRCLNGIGNCHNKLGQYDEAIKYYMRAYDMRQQLSGSVKHFDMPFFKGQIGTVYEGKKQFEKAIEYYKEALELAKELKIPGMVNTAQYNRNIANAYCWLQNFKDAYQPAKNAFEIRKAILGRHPDTARSAFQMAQICRYSEDSDAAKEFYEEAWEIEKSLGQGNHSEVMVRIVESSEGFFLEGKRKDQFRQEVFDFFLRYWDEERAFEGFEFSLANKTVIDSINERLGEFGDRQTQERYQKEALWFYEGAWNSPDARKLPDTVREEILQTLCRLCKQLHEKSKAEKYSNEAFRFYEKKWKKNKVGMSKRDRIDILTTLVDMASTQTKEKKKQKYKSLLKKAKQSGTLMGTVKGFLSFGAKEAEQLSSEDDDDDDEVDIPSDDDDDDDLDSNSGSEEIPEASGQVQQLTIQEEDGEELESEQEQEPDRIKIHEGTLTSEDVHWNIKLGAVDLAFPCDAVSELTMITVHRWKPTVLSPPLREHEALVSNVIEISSNSHEAFKFEAEVKMSFTHSSPGLHGYELLLYKRIDNETGAWEEMTNVEDFKTISDFEEEYQSSQDIPNLHFPIVQADITECATYAVVSRLHLSPEFTITSNGGSFFMPEYPSIGITIPKKAVTSKTRIPLRMKVQEVPGEEFKANDILIGPILRIVCDETVEFLKPVTITLPVSLGDTHHDFPDPTACRVRILFLSSDGEQREWKEITDDLKNPVTFDGMTVKFQVERFSGYSCLIDWCADSFSYQSVSGYLSRLIRIQHQLAVFFAYFPLEDRPDSQDILYLICCPSQLKEKVYE, encoded by the exons ATGGCGTCCATCGAGACAATCTCGACGTCTGAAGAAATTTCTCCGCGTTTCCAAAAGCTTCTTCGAGGAGTGTCCGATGAACTCAGTCCCGAAGAACTAAGGCATGCCGTATCGTCCATAAAAACTAATTTTAGGGGCAAGTTTGAAGATCAAGGAGAACAAGATTTGTACTCATGCCTCCAATTATTTGCTAAGCAAGGTCTTGTATCGGAGGACAATCTGACTTTGTTGGAGGGGTTTTTAAGCCCGAAAGCGTCCAAGAAAAAGTcgctaaaggaaaaaattcaacaatttaaGGAAAACCGCCAACAAGAGGTCAGTTCTGGAAAGGAAGAACCAGGTTTGACCGGCAGGGAACGTGACCTAGAGAAAGTTATGGCAATGTTGACAACAGGAAGTTCGCGTGTTGTCAATTTGCATGGAATTAGTGGAGTAGGCAAGACGAAATTGGCAATAGAAACTGTTTCAAAGTGGCCGGGGAGGAAATTCAAGGCCGATTTTAGAGAAATCACTGAGATGAAAGACGTTCATTTTCACGTTTTAAACGCTTTAGCACCAGACAAAACGAACATAAGCTTCGAAGCAAATCTAGTAGTGGAATTAATGCAACAGTTGAGGCAAGCAGAGCAAAACAGTGACATATTGCTGTTCCTTGATAACGTCGATAAATTTGCAGGAGGAGATGATGAAGCTTCCACCTTCCTTAATGCcaattttgtgaaatttctgCAAGGACTTCTAGGTCCAAAGGATTATCCGGGGAAATCGAAACTGAAGATTTTGTTGACATCAAGATCAACACTTCGTCACGCGAAGTTGGCCAACTTTGACAATTACGAAGTTATGGCTTTAGAGAAAATTTCATCAAGTGTCTTATTCCAAAATCAGGGAATTGGCAGCGTTCGAGAGGATCAAATGGAGAAACTGCTGCAGATTTGCCAAGGGAATCCCCTCATCATCAAGGGAATGGCAGCAATCTTGAGGCAACAAATAACCAATGACACCAGGATTTTGGAAACGATTGAGCAGCCACTAGCAGCCGAGCCACCAGAGTCGGGAATACCAGCAGCAGAGGAGAGTCGAGAGAGAGACGTATTTGACTCCGAAAAGGAAGGCATTGATAAAGAGCAAGAAAGCTgtttaagaaaaatgtttttcttcttgccTAGTAAACAGTTAAAAGATTCTGCTATTTCGATGTCACTGTTCTGTCGCTCTTTCTCTGTCGAAGCAGCAGCCGAAGTCCTTGGAGTGGACTCGTCAGAAGCTGTCATACAACTAGAAGGTCTCAGGAATAGTGAAGTGCTAACGATAGACCCTGACGTGAAAGAACTCACCTATGACATTCACCCTTTGGTGCGAACATTTCTGAGAAGCATTGGTAGTAACCAAAAGATGTTCGTCAAAGTTTACGAGAAGGCAAAAGGCAGGTTTCATACATATTTCATGTCCAAAATGATAGACATTTCAAGGCTTTTGGACAAAGACTACATGAATGCCTTCGATAATTTTGATCTTGACAAACCAAACTTTGAACTTGCTTTGGATATTTCTTTCAAGTCAGACCATCTTCTTATCCCAAAAGAGCATCGTGAAAGTGTTATGATCTTTTATCTCTTCGAGGCCATGCTTGACGAAAAAGCaagaaagaacatttttaattgCTGGGCCGAAAAGGTCGAGGATGATGGAAAGGAAG GTTCCTTGCTTCGAGCAGAACTAAAATGCCGCGAAACGTTGTTGGTTCTTAAACTTGAAGGATGGCAGAGAGCATTGACGGTCGCGAGGAGAGCGAAAGAGTCGCTTAGCAAAGTGCAGAAGGAAACTAAGAGCACAGATTCCTTTAGGTTGACCAAGAGTTCCTACCTGTTCTCTTGGGGTGAAGTATATTACAGAGCAGGGAATATGTCAAAGTCACTGAGGATTTTTCACAAGGCGCTGAAGATAATGGAAAATGAACTTCACAGCCATACAAGCACTTCAAGGTGCTTAAACGGTATTGGAAACTGCCACAACAAGCTAGGACAGTATGACGAGGCCATAAAGTACTACATGAGAGCGTACGATATGAGACAACAGCTCTCTGGCTCAGTGAAACATTTTGACATGCCCTTCTTCAAAGGACAGATCGGGACGGTTtatgaaggaaagaaacaatttgaaaaggCAATCGAATACTACAAAGAAGCCTTAGAGCTCGCTAAGGAACTAAAAATCCCAGGCATGGTGAACACTGCCCAGTACAATCGAAACATTGCTAATGCGTACTGTTGGTTGCAAAACTTTAAAGACGCCTACCAACCTGCAAAGAACGCTTTCGAGATCCGGAAGGCCATTTTGGGAAGGCACCCTGACACTGCTCGAAGTGCTTTCCAAATGGCGCAGATTTGTCGATACTCGGAGGACTCTGACGCAGCGAAAGAGTTTTATGAGGAAGCATGGGAGATTGAGAAGTCTCTGGGTCAAGGAAACCACAGCGAGGTCATGGTCAGAATCGTTGAGAGCTCCGAAGGGTTCTTTCTTGAAGGAAAGAGGAAAGATCAGTTTCGACAAGAAGTATTCGACTTTTTTCTACGCTACTGGGACGAAGAAAGAGCCTTCGAAGGGTTTGAATTTTCTCTCGCCAATAAGACAGTTATTGATTCAATAAACGAAAGGCTTGGTGAATTTGGCGACCGTCAAACACAGGAGAGATACCAAAAAGAAGCTCTATGGTTTTATGAAGGCGCGTGGAATTCACCCGACGCGAGAAAGTTACCAGACACCGTCAGAGAGGAAATTCTGCAAACTCTCTGTAGGCTCTGTAAACAGCTTCACGAGAAAAGTAAGGCCGAAAAGTACAGTAACGAAGCCTTTCGATTTTATGAAAAgaagtggaaaaaaaacaaggtcGGAATGTCAAAGCGCGATAGAATCGACATTCTCACCACTCTTGTAGATATGGCTTCAACACAGacgaaagagaagaagaaacaaaagtaCAAGAGTTTGTTAAAG AAAGCCAAACAGAGTGGAACTTTGATGGGAACTGTAAAAGGATTCCTTTCTTTTGGAGCAAAAG AAGCTGAACAGCTGTCTAGTGaggacgatgacgatgacgatgaagttgacattccttccgatgatgatgatgatgatgatctcGATAGTAACAGTGGTAGCGAAGAGATTCCAGAGGCCAGTGGGCAAGTGCAACAACTAACAATTCAGGAAGAAGATGGCGAAGAGTTAGAAAGTGAGCAGGAACAAGAACCAGATAGGATAAAGATACACGA AGGAACACTCACTAGCGAGGACGTGCATTGGAACATCAAGCTAGGGGCTGTAGATCTAGCCTTCCCTTGTGATGCTGTTTCTGAGCTCACCATGATAACGGTCCATCGATGGAAACCAACGGTCCTGTCCCCGCCTTTGCGGGAGCACGAGGCTCTCGTCAGCAACGTAATTGAAATTTCTTCGAACAGTCACGAAGCTTTCAAATTCGAAGCTGAGGTTAAGATGTCATTCACTCACAGTTCTCCCGGCCTACACGGCTACGAGTTGTTGTTGTACAAACGGATTGACAACGAGACCGGTGCATGGGAAGAAATGACCAATGTGGAAGACTTCAAAACTATCTCAG ATTTTGAAGAAGAATACCAATCTAGCCAAGACATTCCCAATTTACACTTTCCTATTGTGCAAGCGGATATAACAGAATGTGCCACATATGCTGTTGTGAGTCGTCTGCATCTTTCCCCTGAATTCACGATCACATCAAATGGTGGTTCCTTTTTCATGCCTGAATATCCAAGTATAGGTATTACTATCCCGAAAAAGGCTGTTACTTCGAAAACAAGGATTCCTCTTCGAATGAAG GTGCAAGAAGTACCAGGTGAAGAGTTTAAGGCTAACGATATACTTATTGGACCTATACTGCGAATAGTTTGCGACGAAACGGTTGAGTTCTTGAAGCCTGTTACCATAACGCTGCCAGTTTCGTTGGGAGACACACACCATGACTTTCCTGATCCAACGGCATGCCGGGTAAGAATATTGTTTTTGAGTTCTGATGGTGAACAGAGGGAATGGAAGGAAATCACTGACGATTTGAAGAACCCAGTGACGTTTGACGGCATGACAGTTAAATTTCAGGTGGAACGCTTCTCTGG GTATTCGTGTCTTATTGACTGGTGTGCAGATAGCTTCAGTTATCAAAGCGTTAGCGGATATCTATCGAGACTTATTCGGATCCAACATCAGCTGGCAGTTTTCTTCGCCTACTTCCCTCTGGAAGACCGCCCTGATTCTCAAGACATCTTGTACCTAATTTGCTGCCCGTCTCAACTTAAAGAAAAG GTTTATGAGTGA
- the LOC131793025 gene encoding uncharacterized protein isoform X1, whose product MASIETISTSEEISPRFQKLLRGVSDELSPEELRHAVSSIKTNFRGKFEDQGEQDLYSCLQLFAKQGLVSEDNLTLLEGFLSPKASKKKSLKEKIQQFKENRQQEVSSGKEEPGLTGRERDLEKVMAMLTTGSSRVVNLHGISGVGKTKLAIETVSKWPGRKFKADFREITEMKDVHFHVLNALAPDKTNISFEANLVVELMQQLRQAEQNSDILLFLDNVDKFAGGDDEASTFLNANFVKFLQGLLGPKDYPGKSKLKILLTSRSTLRHAKLANFDNYEVMALEKISSSVLFQNQGIGSVREDQMEKLLQICQGNPLIIKGMAAILRQQITNDTRILETIEQPLAAEPPESGIPAAEESRERDVFDSEKEGIDKEQESCLRKMFFFLPSKQLKDSAISMSLFCRSFSVEAAAEVLGVDSSEAVIQLEGLRNSEVLTIDPDVKELTYDIHPLVRTFLRSIGSNQKMFVKVYEKAKGRFHTYFMSKMIDISRLLDKDYMNAFDNFDLDKPNFELALDISFKSDHLLIPKEHRESVMIFYLFEAMLDEKARKNIFNCWAEKVEDDGKEGSLLRAELKCRETLLVLKLEGWQRALTVARRAKESLSKVQKETKSTDSFRLTKSSYLFSWGEVYYRAGNMSKSLRIFHKALKIMENELHSHTSTSRCLNGIGNCHNKLGQYDEAIKYYMRAYDMRQQLSGSVKHFDMPFFKGQIGTVYEGKKQFEKAIEYYKEALELAKELKIPGMVNTAQYNRNIANAYCWLQNFKDAYQPAKNAFEIRKAILGRHPDTARSAFQMAQICRYSEDSDAAKEFYEEAWEIEKSLGQGNHSEVMVRIVESSEGFFLEGKRKDQFRQEVFDFFLRYWDEERAFEGFEFSLANKTVIDSINERLGEFGDRQTQERYQKEALWFYEGAWNSPDARKLPDTVREEILQTLCRLCKQLHEKSKAEKYSNEAFRFYEKKWKKNKVGMSKRDRIDILTTLVDMASTQTKEKKKQKYKSLLKKAKQSGTLMGTVKGFLSFGAKEAEQLSSEDDDDDDEVDIPSDDDDDDDLDSNSGSEEIPEASGQVQQLTIQEEDGEELESEQEQEPDRIKIHEGTLTSEDVHWNIKLGAVDLAFPCDAVSELTMITVHRWKPTVLSPPLREHEALVSNVIEISSNSHEAFKFEAEVKMSFTHSSPGLHGYELLLYKRIDNETGAWEEMTNVEDFKTISDFEEEYQSSQDIPNLHFPIVQADITECATYAVVSRLHLSPEFTITSNGGSFFMPEYPSIGITIPKKAVTSKTRIPLRMKVQEVPGEEFKANDILIGPILRIVCDETVEFLKPVTITLPVSLGDTHHDFPDPTACRVRILFLSSDGEQREWKEITDDLKNPVTFDGMTVKFQVERFSGYSCLIDWCADSFSYQSVSGYLSRLIRIQHQLAVFFAYFPLEDRPDSQDILYLICCPSQLKEKVRAEITNQANAPTLSDSSSRISMIPGRDRAYVSLIGGIRAIEEEDMDEFYLQFMSDDLHKAQVPIRVIDDKGLSGVKFFKTPKFEKDTLLCRLNFRVSPLKRKLKKTPVEFFGIPVNDEILSNPRPENVLGIGKQFVGSEVYDDLLSRFSKGNMNQRQTIQSFYEALARLKIETQDECFEALVKEMSRYEAFEFVGHRLQEGKDAVCKSLKTNSDVKKIVLEKAEYHWKNLARELGLEDRIIDAISVEQQDKCGECCYQVLQRWYEENGESATIRRAMVALTRIGLADINNDIVDCLNLRRQDQMELDS is encoded by the exons ATGGCGTCCATCGAGACAATCTCGACGTCTGAAGAAATTTCTCCGCGTTTCCAAAAGCTTCTTCGAGGAGTGTCCGATGAACTCAGTCCCGAAGAACTAAGGCATGCCGTATCGTCCATAAAAACTAATTTTAGGGGCAAGTTTGAAGATCAAGGAGAACAAGATTTGTACTCATGCCTCCAATTATTTGCTAAGCAAGGTCTTGTATCGGAGGACAATCTGACTTTGTTGGAGGGGTTTTTAAGCCCGAAAGCGTCCAAGAAAAAGTcgctaaaggaaaaaattcaacaatttaaGGAAAACCGCCAACAAGAGGTCAGTTCTGGAAAGGAAGAACCAGGTTTGACCGGCAGGGAACGTGACCTAGAGAAAGTTATGGCAATGTTGACAACAGGAAGTTCGCGTGTTGTCAATTTGCATGGAATTAGTGGAGTAGGCAAGACGAAATTGGCAATAGAAACTGTTTCAAAGTGGCCGGGGAGGAAATTCAAGGCCGATTTTAGAGAAATCACTGAGATGAAAGACGTTCATTTTCACGTTTTAAACGCTTTAGCACCAGACAAAACGAACATAAGCTTCGAAGCAAATCTAGTAGTGGAATTAATGCAACAGTTGAGGCAAGCAGAGCAAAACAGTGACATATTGCTGTTCCTTGATAACGTCGATAAATTTGCAGGAGGAGATGATGAAGCTTCCACCTTCCTTAATGCcaattttgtgaaatttctgCAAGGACTTCTAGGTCCAAAGGATTATCCGGGGAAATCGAAACTGAAGATTTTGTTGACATCAAGATCAACACTTCGTCACGCGAAGTTGGCCAACTTTGACAATTACGAAGTTATGGCTTTAGAGAAAATTTCATCAAGTGTCTTATTCCAAAATCAGGGAATTGGCAGCGTTCGAGAGGATCAAATGGAGAAACTGCTGCAGATTTGCCAAGGGAATCCCCTCATCATCAAGGGAATGGCAGCAATCTTGAGGCAACAAATAACCAATGACACCAGGATTTTGGAAACGATTGAGCAGCCACTAGCAGCCGAGCCACCAGAGTCGGGAATACCAGCAGCAGAGGAGAGTCGAGAGAGAGACGTATTTGACTCCGAAAAGGAAGGCATTGATAAAGAGCAAGAAAGCTgtttaagaaaaatgtttttcttcttgccTAGTAAACAGTTAAAAGATTCTGCTATTTCGATGTCACTGTTCTGTCGCTCTTTCTCTGTCGAAGCAGCAGCCGAAGTCCTTGGAGTGGACTCGTCAGAAGCTGTCATACAACTAGAAGGTCTCAGGAATAGTGAAGTGCTAACGATAGACCCTGACGTGAAAGAACTCACCTATGACATTCACCCTTTGGTGCGAACATTTCTGAGAAGCATTGGTAGTAACCAAAAGATGTTCGTCAAAGTTTACGAGAAGGCAAAAGGCAGGTTTCATACATATTTCATGTCCAAAATGATAGACATTTCAAGGCTTTTGGACAAAGACTACATGAATGCCTTCGATAATTTTGATCTTGACAAACCAAACTTTGAACTTGCTTTGGATATTTCTTTCAAGTCAGACCATCTTCTTATCCCAAAAGAGCATCGTGAAAGTGTTATGATCTTTTATCTCTTCGAGGCCATGCTTGACGAAAAAGCaagaaagaacatttttaattgCTGGGCCGAAAAGGTCGAGGATGATGGAAAGGAAG GTTCCTTGCTTCGAGCAGAACTAAAATGCCGCGAAACGTTGTTGGTTCTTAAACTTGAAGGATGGCAGAGAGCATTGACGGTCGCGAGGAGAGCGAAAGAGTCGCTTAGCAAAGTGCAGAAGGAAACTAAGAGCACAGATTCCTTTAGGTTGACCAAGAGTTCCTACCTGTTCTCTTGGGGTGAAGTATATTACAGAGCAGGGAATATGTCAAAGTCACTGAGGATTTTTCACAAGGCGCTGAAGATAATGGAAAATGAACTTCACAGCCATACAAGCACTTCAAGGTGCTTAAACGGTATTGGAAACTGCCACAACAAGCTAGGACAGTATGACGAGGCCATAAAGTACTACATGAGAGCGTACGATATGAGACAACAGCTCTCTGGCTCAGTGAAACATTTTGACATGCCCTTCTTCAAAGGACAGATCGGGACGGTTtatgaaggaaagaaacaatttgaaaaggCAATCGAATACTACAAAGAAGCCTTAGAGCTCGCTAAGGAACTAAAAATCCCAGGCATGGTGAACACTGCCCAGTACAATCGAAACATTGCTAATGCGTACTGTTGGTTGCAAAACTTTAAAGACGCCTACCAACCTGCAAAGAACGCTTTCGAGATCCGGAAGGCCATTTTGGGAAGGCACCCTGACACTGCTCGAAGTGCTTTCCAAATGGCGCAGATTTGTCGATACTCGGAGGACTCTGACGCAGCGAAAGAGTTTTATGAGGAAGCATGGGAGATTGAGAAGTCTCTGGGTCAAGGAAACCACAGCGAGGTCATGGTCAGAATCGTTGAGAGCTCCGAAGGGTTCTTTCTTGAAGGAAAGAGGAAAGATCAGTTTCGACAAGAAGTATTCGACTTTTTTCTACGCTACTGGGACGAAGAAAGAGCCTTCGAAGGGTTTGAATTTTCTCTCGCCAATAAGACAGTTATTGATTCAATAAACGAAAGGCTTGGTGAATTTGGCGACCGTCAAACACAGGAGAGATACCAAAAAGAAGCTCTATGGTTTTATGAAGGCGCGTGGAATTCACCCGACGCGAGAAAGTTACCAGACACCGTCAGAGAGGAAATTCTGCAAACTCTCTGTAGGCTCTGTAAACAGCTTCACGAGAAAAGTAAGGCCGAAAAGTACAGTAACGAAGCCTTTCGATTTTATGAAAAgaagtggaaaaaaaacaaggtcGGAATGTCAAAGCGCGATAGAATCGACATTCTCACCACTCTTGTAGATATGGCTTCAACACAGacgaaagagaagaagaaacaaaagtaCAAGAGTTTGTTAAAG AAAGCCAAACAGAGTGGAACTTTGATGGGAACTGTAAAAGGATTCCTTTCTTTTGGAGCAAAAG AAGCTGAACAGCTGTCTAGTGaggacgatgacgatgacgatgaagttgacattccttccgatgatgatgatgatgatgatctcGATAGTAACAGTGGTAGCGAAGAGATTCCAGAGGCCAGTGGGCAAGTGCAACAACTAACAATTCAGGAAGAAGATGGCGAAGAGTTAGAAAGTGAGCAGGAACAAGAACCAGATAGGATAAAGATACACGA AGGAACACTCACTAGCGAGGACGTGCATTGGAACATCAAGCTAGGGGCTGTAGATCTAGCCTTCCCTTGTGATGCTGTTTCTGAGCTCACCATGATAACGGTCCATCGATGGAAACCAACGGTCCTGTCCCCGCCTTTGCGGGAGCACGAGGCTCTCGTCAGCAACGTAATTGAAATTTCTTCGAACAGTCACGAAGCTTTCAAATTCGAAGCTGAGGTTAAGATGTCATTCACTCACAGTTCTCCCGGCCTACACGGCTACGAGTTGTTGTTGTACAAACGGATTGACAACGAGACCGGTGCATGGGAAGAAATGACCAATGTGGAAGACTTCAAAACTATCTCAG ATTTTGAAGAAGAATACCAATCTAGCCAAGACATTCCCAATTTACACTTTCCTATTGTGCAAGCGGATATAACAGAATGTGCCACATATGCTGTTGTGAGTCGTCTGCATCTTTCCCCTGAATTCACGATCACATCAAATGGTGGTTCCTTTTTCATGCCTGAATATCCAAGTATAGGTATTACTATCCCGAAAAAGGCTGTTACTTCGAAAACAAGGATTCCTCTTCGAATGAAG GTGCAAGAAGTACCAGGTGAAGAGTTTAAGGCTAACGATATACTTATTGGACCTATACTGCGAATAGTTTGCGACGAAACGGTTGAGTTCTTGAAGCCTGTTACCATAACGCTGCCAGTTTCGTTGGGAGACACACACCATGACTTTCCTGATCCAACGGCATGCCGGGTAAGAATATTGTTTTTGAGTTCTGATGGTGAACAGAGGGAATGGAAGGAAATCACTGACGATTTGAAGAACCCAGTGACGTTTGACGGCATGACAGTTAAATTTCAGGTGGAACGCTTCTCTGG GTATTCGTGTCTTATTGACTGGTGTGCAGATAGCTTCAGTTATCAAAGCGTTAGCGGATATCTATCGAGACTTATTCGGATCCAACATCAGCTGGCAGTTTTCTTCGCCTACTTCCCTCTGGAAGACCGCCCTGATTCTCAAGACATCTTGTACCTAATTTGCTGCCCGTCTCAACTTAAAGAAAAGGTGCGGGCTGAAATTACGAATCAAGCTAATGCGCCTACTCTGAGCGATTCAAGCTCCCGCATCAGTATGATTCCTGGGCGTGATAGGGCTTACGTCTCCCTCATAGGAGGGATCAGAGCGATTGAGGAAGAAGACATGGACGAATTTTATCTCCA GTTTATGAGTGATGACCTCCATAAAGCTCAAGTTCCAATCCGTGTCATTGATGACAAAGGACTTTCAGGGGTGAAGTTTTTCAAAACACCCAAGTTTGAAAAAGACACTCTGCTATGTCGATTAAATTTTCGAGTATCGCCTCTCAAGAGAAAGCTGAAG AAAACCCCAGTGGAGTTTTTTGGCATTCCTGTGAATGATGAAATCTTGTCAAATCCGCGTCCTGAGAATGTTCTGGGGATTGGAAAACAATTTGTTGGTTCAGAGGTGTATGACGATCTCCTTTCCCGCTTCAGCAAAGGCAATATGAATCAGAGGCAGACAATACAAAGCTTCTATGAGGCTCTTGCAAGATTGAAAATCGAGACCCAAGATGAGTGCTTTGAGGCCCTTGTCAAGGAAATGAGCCGctatgaagcatttgagtttgTGGGGCATCGACTTCAGGAAG